The Chitinophaga sp. H8 region ATTGCTGTTTATAGGAATAGCCGATTTTTTTTCCTGGCAATACCGCTACATCCCCTTCTGCGCCAGGCGCCTGGGTAATCTGGCGGGCGGTACCGCCGGACAATGGGATCGCAAAAAGGTTTTTTTCGCTTTTGTTATCTGCAATATTGTATTGGGATACGCCGTAAATCACAGTTTTGCCATCTGCTGTTACCGCTTCACCGCTTACTCTTCCCAGCTGCCATAGCAGCTCCGGAGTCATTTTGTCCTGGGCCGTTGCCATAGTTGTTATCAATAATCCTGTCAGTAAAAAAGGTTTAAACATGCGTGATAAGTTGTTTTGGATGGCTAAATGTAGGAAAAATGGGCGACAGTGCCCGCTATGGGAGCAATGGCAGGAAGGCAATATGGAAGGCTGCAGGGTAGTTGCAGGCCCGGCTGCCACAGACAAAAGGCTTTGCACCCCAGACCGGTAATAATTCACTAATTTTGCTGAAATTTTAACGCACATTGATCGAGAAAAAACAAGTAATTCAAAAAGAAGAGCGGGCGGTAATAGTGGGGGTGGTTACCCAATCACAAACAGAAAGGCAGGTGCAGGAATATCTGGATGAATTGGTATTTCTGGCAGAAACAGCAGGCGCTGAAACTATAAAACGGTTTACCCAAAAGCTTACACACCCCGACAGGGCCACCTTTGTAGGAAAAGGAAAGCTGGAAGAAATCAAGCAGTTTATTACAGGCAGAAACATAACACTGGTTATTTTTGATGACGAGCTGACAGGGTCGCAGATTGCTAATATTGAGAAAATACTGAATGTAAAGGTGATTGACCGGAGCGACCTGATCCTGGATATTTTTGCCCGCAGGGCCCGTACCGCACAAGCCAAGGTACAGGTAGAACTGGCACAGTATCAATATATCCTGCCCAGGCTGAAAGGGATGTGGAGTCACCTGGAACGCCAGGGAGGAGGTATTGGTAGCAGGGGACCGGGGGAAACGGAAATAGAAACAGACCGCCGTATTATCAAAGACAAGATTTCCCTGTTGCGCAAGCGTTTACTGGAAATTGACAAACAAGCCCTTACCCAGCGTAAAGACCGGGGAGAATACATCCGCGTGGCACTGGTAGGTTATACCAACGTAGGTAAGAGTACCATTATGAACCTGCTAAGCAAAAGCGAGGTATTTGCAGAAAACAAGCTGTTTGCCACACTGGACACTACTACCCGGAAAGTAGTATTTGATCAGACCCCTTTCCTGCTGAGTGATACCGTAGGGTTTATACGTAAACTGCCCCACCACCTGGTAGAGAGTTTTAAATCTACCTTGGATGAGGTACGGGAAAGTGATATTCTGCTACATGTAGTGGATATTTCCCATCCACAGTATGAAGATCAGGTAGAGGTAGTAAACCGCACTTTACAGGAGTTGAAATCCCAGGAAAAGCCTACTATCCTTATTTTTAACAAGATGGACCTGTATGAGGAACAAACCTTTGACAAATGGCTGGAAGAGGATGTGAAACAGGATATGTTGCGTCAGTTGAAGCAGGACTGGGATCAGCGTACGCATGGTAACAGTGTGTTTATCTCTGCATTGGAAAAGAAGAATGTGGAAGAGTTACGCAGCACCATTATGGACAAGGTGGTAGAATTGTATAAAAAAAAATATCCGTATAAGACGGAGTTTTTCTATTGATTTGAGCACCTGTACAGTAATCAGATAAGTAATGGCGAAACAATATACCTGGCATAAGATCACAGATGAGGAGCTGATTCGTGAACATGAAATCAATGTACTGGAAGTAAGCAATAAGAAGATTTGTTTTACCCGTTACCAGGGGCAGGTATACGCCTTTGCCCATAAATGCCCGCATGCAGGAGGAATGATGGCGGATGGTGTGATAGATGCTTCCGGTAATGTGGTATGCCCGTTGCACCGGTATAAGTTCAGTGTAAAGAACGGTTATAACTGTAGTGGGGAAGGGTATTATCTTAAAACTTATCCTACAGAGCAGCGGGAAGATGGTATGTATATTGGTCTGGAAAAAACAGGGATCTTTGGCTGGTAGGCAGTTATTTTTACGTTAACAGTAACTGTTCCGGGCACGGAAATAGCTATATACGAGTAACTTTTGGGCATGTTATCCAAGCGTGCCTATTTTTCCGCAAAAAAATTATTTGCTGCTATTACGGAAAAGCAGCTCTGCATTCTCCTCCTTATTATGGTGGTATTACTGCAATTCAGTGCCCTGCCGGTAACCATTCTGGAACCGGACGGGGCATTATATGCCGGTATTGCCAAAAGTATGGTACAGCGTCATGATTACTGGAATCTTATTGCAGATGGGCATGACTGGCTGGACAAGCCACACTTTCCTTTCTGGATGATGTGCATCAGCTTTAATCTCTTCGGGTTTACGACCTGGGCATATAAACTACCTGCTATCCTCTTTCTTTTAATGGGTGCCTGGTATACCTATAAGTTTGCCGCAGCGCTTTATGATGAGCGGGTAGCCAGGTGGGCTGTTTGTATATTATTAACTGCAGAGCATCTGGTGATTTCCAATAATGACGTACGGGCAGAGCCTTATCTGACCGGGTTGATTATTGCCAGTGTATACCATTTTTACAGGAGCAGGGCATATTGGTTCAGTTATCATTTGCTCCTGGGAGCTGTTTTGGCCGCATGTGCTATTATGACGAAGGGTTTGTTTGCCCTGGTACCCATTGCAGGCGCTATTGGAGGGCATCTATTGCTCCAAAAGGAATGGCGCCAGGTATTACATCCCCGCTGGCTGTTGGCCGTCTTATTTATCCTTATTTTCATTTTACCGGAGTTGTATGCCTTGTACTTACAATTTGACCAGCACCCGGAGAAGGTGGTGTTTGGACGTACTGGAGTATCGGGCATCCGCTTTTTCTTCTGGGATAGTCAGTTTGGTCGCTTTATGAATACGGGGCCAATAAAAGGGGAAGGTGATCTGTTCTTTTTCTTTCATACGTTGTTATGGGCTTTTCTGCCGTGGAGTATCCTGTTATATGCAGCTTTGATTGCCTTTATCCGGAAAGGGCGTACTGCCCAGGAATATTACTGTATCAGCGGGGCTTTGCTGACGTTTGCGTTGTTTTCCCTGTCGAAGTTCCAGTTACCGCATTACCTGAACATCATTTTCCCGTTTTTTGCCATATTAACCGCACAGTATATTTTATCGCTGCACACCCCCAAGGGGATAAAGTTTTACCGGATTACCCAATATACCATTATCATCCTGCTGGCCATTGGCGTAATTGTAATAGACCTGTTGTACAAGCCGGTGATGGATTACGCCTGGCTGTTGCTGGCAGGATTGGTGATAGCCGTATATATGCTTACCGCCCGCCTGGGGCGTAAATCTATCAGCGGCATTTTTTACCGTACTTGTCTGGCTGGTATTTTACTGAATTTGTATCTTAATATGATTCTATATCCTGATATGATGCAGTATCAAAGCGGTAGTGAGGCTGCCCGGTATGCTAATCATGCTGTTCCGCATATGCCGGTTGTGTTTTATGGCACTAATTCCTACGCATTGGAATTTTATCTGGATGCTGGTGTCATGAGATACGATAGTACCGCCCTTGCCGGTGTTATATCAGGCACCCCTCTCCTGCTGTTTACCGGTCCTGCGCAAATGGCGGATCTGGAGAAAAGCGGGTATAAATGTGTGGTACTTAAAAGTTTTCCGCATTTTTATATCAGCAAATTAGATTTGCCTTTTGTTAGAAAAGCAACGCGGGAGTCCGCGCTGGAAAAGCGTTTGCTGATTACGGTGCAATCGGGGGAAACCTTTTTAGCACAGCAGCGATAAAGATTTTTCAAAAAAAGTTGACAATAGATTTTGCAAAAAACAAAAATTGTCTATTTTTGCAATCCCAAATCAAACGGGAGATTCCTCCTTAGCTCAGTTGGTTAGAGCATCTGACTGTTAATCAGAGGGTCGCTGGTTCAAGTCCAGCAGGGGGAGCTAATAGCAATCGTAACGAACGCTAACGAACGTTGAAACCCGCGCCAGTCGCGGGTTTCAACGTTTTAGGGAAATTTGTGGTACATCCGAAATGCCGTTAAAAACCGTTTATTTTCGCCATTTATTTTCGGAAAATTTTCGGATTATTTTCGGATTTTAGACCCTTTCCTACCTAAAACCCTTTGAAAATACCGCACGAAGGACACATACTGAACAATTGAGGTGAACGGCTTCGGTCCGATTGAAAAGCGTAGTGATTTTTTATATTACATTATTTCACATTCTTACAATCTCCTTCTTGTATGCAGACTCCAAAAGAATTGCTGGACGAAAGTTTTGCAGATATTCCTGATCGAATCGAACCTTCCATTTCCATGAACCAGCCGAACCAGGAGCTGGATATATTCACGGGCATATTTGAACTTGCGTCAGGCCCAAACAGAGCAACCCTAAACGGAACTATAAGTTTCCGCTGGCATCCTTCCACCGACACTTCCTTTACTGGAGAAGTAAAAGCAGACCCTTCGCTGATATTACATAATTCAATGGAGACAGGTCTTTCTTTGTACGTAGATGGTCTTCTGGTTGGCGCCGCTCATATAACACGAAGAATCGTCGGAAAAAACCAAATTATTTCTGGCATTTGTACAGGATCAATAATTGGGGATCGCAGTGTTGCTGTTAGTGAAGTTTTCTTTTCCGTCCCAAACTTTCGTGATTTCCTGGGTAAACTAGTAAGAGATCCTGGCACTTATTCTAGTCATAGGGCGCGTCTGGAATTCGATGACAGTGAGTACAAGATCATATTGGATAAGCACCAAAGCTATAAAGAGCTTTGGCAAGAACTAGGTCAAACCGGAGGATATCAAATTCTATACGGCGGTAAAATTATAAAACACAAAGGAACAATCTCGCTACCAGAACTCAGAGATTACCTTTTCAAATTCAATAATTTCCTTTCCTTCGTTAATGGAGCGAGAATAAGCCTGCTCTTCCTTAAAGGCGTGCATGCTGGTGCAACCCTATGGACCGATTATGCTGGCTACAGTTGTGATTCTTATAAGCCGAGTCAATCATGGGCAAATGCCCTCGCTATTGATGATCTAAATGGTATCTGGAATAAGTTCTCAGAAATTTGGTCCGAACCTGACAATAAGCAATTCTTACTTCTTGCCGTTCACTGGTATTTAGAAAGTAATTCTACCTCAGTTGTAGACAGTTCTATTATAATGGTTCAAACTTGTCTGGAGCTATTATATAACTGGCTTGTGGTAGAACAAAAGAAAATTATTACCGGAAGTGATGCGACAAACATAAGTGCCTCCAATAAGATTCGCCTTATGATTTCACAAATTGGGATATCACCGGCAGTGCCAGCAAAGTTTACTCATTTAAGCAACATGGTCGAAGAAAATGATGCTCCAGAAGTTCTCGTGTGGATCAGAAACTGCCTAGTTCACGGCCAAAAAAATAAACGGAATGAGCTGGCAAAACTGAGCGATATGGTAAAATTCGAGGCACTTCAGTTGGGGTTATGGTATTCTGAACTTGTATTATTATATATTTTGGGATACAATGGAAACTATGCCAATCGTTCTGAATTAACTGGATGGCGAGTTAAGGGGGAGCTGGTCCCCTGGGCTCCTCAACCTTCAAAAGCAGTCGTATCTTGAAATGCTAAACGACATAGTCTCTCGATGCACCTACCCTGCAGATATTCGCTTTTGGTTTGTTCACGAAAAAAAACAATTTTTTATCTGTAGACGTGAACCTATTATTGCTTCAGGTGAGGAATTGAAAATGCAAGCATAGTTTTCGGATTATTTACGCATTGATTACAAATAGTTTAATATCAATACGTTCTGCTCCCCAGCAGCAGGAGCAAACGGCCATCGAAACGAACGCTAACGAACGATGAAATCCGCTGCTATAGCGGGTTTTGTCGTTTTGGAAGAATCTCTGGCTACTCTCGAAATACCGTTAAAAACCGCTGATTTCCGCTATTTATTTTCGGATTAATTTCGAAAAATTTACGGATTTTACCCCAATTTTTTTTGATTAAGTCCTCAGAAATAGCCTATTTGCAAGCATAGGAACGCGCGTAAAAAAACGCAGTTCCTATGGGTATAAGTGTGGCCGTCAAATACAATTGGCGCAAAGAGATAAACAAAAGCGATTGCTATCAAATTGACATCCGCGTCACCATTAACTCAATACCGCAGTATTACAAGGTGGAGGTGCCACAGAAAGTACCAAGCCGTGATTGGAGTGGAATAGCACCTACCTGGGTGAAGAATAGTAACCCTTTTTCCTTTGCGATCAATGACAGCATCCTTAAAAGACTCCAGCAAATTGCCGATCTCCAAACCAGGCTCTATGTGCAAGGAAAGAAGCTGACCTTTTTCCATCTCAATAAGGAGTTGAACTTCAAAGGAAACCGTAAAAGTTTCAATGACTATTTCAAAAACTATGTCACAAAACCTCCCGAAGAGGTTGTTCTTGAGCCTGGCACTTGGGAAAAGTATCGGAGCTTCATAGGTCACCTGGACAACTTTAATCCGAATTTGCGTTTCGATGAAATTGACGTGGAGATGGCTGCACGTATTCGCAACTTTCTAACGCGGCAACCTGGTAGCAAACCAGGGACTAAACTGGCACCAAGCTCGATCAAGTCCCTTTTTGACAAGTTCATGGTGGTACTTCAACATGCCGCGACTATCGATAAATTAATTGACAGAGATGTTGTGGAAAGCATTATTAAGAAAGTAACCATAGTAGTCCCTGACAGACAGGACGGCCTTCATTGGGATGTAGTCGAGATACAAAATCTCAAAAAAATTCCTGCATCGGCCTTGCTTCCGTCACAGATTAGAGACAGGAAACTCTTTCTATTGCAAATTTATGGTAGTTGGTACTACCGCGATCTTTTCTATATGAGCCGGTGGGATGTTCATAAAGATCATGAGTTTGGCATGTATGTAGCCGGAGCACGAAGTAAAAATGACCAGCCTCGCCTTGTACCGCTCTGGAAGTTCCCCGGCGCAGAAGCGATTATGAAGGAATTTGAAGATCCAGACCCAAAGTCAACTTTCTGGTTTCGAAGAGACATTTTTGTTGAATCGCAGGCTTACAACCGAAATCTCAAGGTACTCGCAGATATGGCTGGTGTTTACCGAGATGTCACCAATAAGACAGCCCGCCATACAGGCATGACATTAATGGCAAGGTTAGGCGTAGCGTATCCTGCGTTAAAAAAGATTGCTGGCCAAAAAATACGAGATATCGGTAGGGCTTACATAAAGATGGGTATACGGGAAATCATCGACGCTACGGAATTAGCGCAGTTTGATCGACTTGGAATTTGACCGGATAGTCAAATTCGTCTATTCCTACGTTTATTATAATAAACCATCCAGTTCAATATCTATTTAAACGGAATGTCTTGAGTTGTTGAAAACTGCTTAGTATTTCAGAATGTCACTGGCCCGCCCAGTCAAATAGCTCTAATCTCTATGCAATCTTTTTTCTTTATTCATTTGAAAGGAAAATTTGTACGTATTAACGTAAAGGATATTAAATATGCGTTAGCAGTAGCTCACCATGTAAAGATATGCGCAGATCAGGGGACATTCATTCCACATCTGAGCTTGAAGCAACTGGAAACTTTTCTTCCCGCGGAATCTTTCTCACGGGTAAACAGAGGCACGCTTGTTGCGCTTAATCGGATCATGTCGTTCGACAAAGATGAGGTGGTATTAAAAGACATCAGGTTTTCATTCAGTGACAAATACCGCAAAGAATTGGAAAGCAAAATTACCGTCATGTTACACCAAGAAAGATTTTCAGTCAAAGATGCTCATTCCGGTGCAAAAAAGTGCACCTGTTCCTTGCAGGAGTAAGAGTCATCAAACATGCGTAACTTAATATCAAATTTTTCGTTCCCACCTAGTGTGGTTCCCGGAGGGAGTGTCCACTCCCTCTCATTTTATTTCAATAATATAGCCAGTCTGCGGTTGGAAAAATTGATGGCTGCGCGAGCATTGCTTGTATTTATGCAGTCAATAGGCCAAGTTGTGCCTTAACCACTGCTTTTGCATGGTTGTCTTACTATTTTCATGAAGTGAAAAAAAATAAAGTCTACAATCGAATTAAGGCGAACCTGGCGCTACACCAGGTAAAGAATAAGAAACTCGCTGAGCAACTGCGCATCAGCCCGCAGACCGTTTCCAAATGGTGTACCAATCAGAGCCAGCCTTCCATTCCACAACTGTATGCAATCGCAATTTTTTTGAACGTGCCCGTTACCGATCTTCTTGAGCTACCATGTTAACCGGCAGGGGGCGTTCTTTGAGCAGTTTCCGACTCGCCCTTCGCTCCCCTCTCCTTTTCATCACATAAGTGAAAAAGGATGTACAGCATGCAAAGGTAAACACCCACTGAATAGTGCCCGTGGCTTTCCCCGTGTAGCATGGCATTTCTATAAAAAGTTAGCCGTTCCGCAATCTTCGGCATCGTCCATCTCTCCAACTTTATTTCTTTTTGGCCAAGCTCACTTCTCCTATGGTTCGCATTCTTAACATACGCTGTAGCGTATTTGTCAATTCTTATAAGATTCCCTGCGACTTGCAACTTTGTTTTCTTCAATTTATTTATCGCTTGCCCAATAGGCATCCCCCGATAAAGACCGTGATACTTGTTATTAAATACATCCTGCTCCAATGGCCGCCATCCCAATAGATATTTTGCATGAAATTCAATCACGCCAAACATAAACGTTGTTCCGAAAATACATTTGGTGAAAATCTCTTTGCTGCCAATCAGCGACATCGCCTCCCGGATGGTATCTGTGAGCCAGGGACGAATATGATCCTCTTTATAAAATTCTAAAAATTGCTCTAATAACCAAAATTGCTCCGTCAATACCATGTGCCCATCCACCGGTGAAAAATTTCGCTTTAACACCATTTCGGTAAGGTAAATCTTCAAATCGACCTCTGCTGCTTCATAATTTACAAATTCCTCCAGCTTAACCATCCCTCCCCAAACAGCAATAGGCTCCTCAATAAAGCCATTTGCTTTTATACAGGTCTGATACTCCGCAAGTGTCATCGTTTCTTATATAATTATAGGTGTGTCGACAAACAAGGCATTGTGCTCATAAAATTATTCTTTTCCCTTCTCCTGACAAAAGCTGACAATTTCGTTTTTGCCCATTAGTGATTTTCGCTTCACAAAAGGTGTGAAATGAACAGTGAACGAACGACGACTTTTATAATGATGCCTGAAGCAGACTTGCTTCAGATTAGGTATCTGCTTCAGGAGATCTTAACAGCAATTAATGCAACCGCCGCCAAAATGAGCAATTGTTCGATTGAACCAGAGTATATCCCGGCAGCCGCTTTCATGAAAGCGGTCAATATCAAACGAACCAAATTTTACGAGCTGATCACTGGCAATAAGATCAGAACATTAAAAAAAAGAAGAAAGGTATATGTACTCGCGTCTGAAGTGAGCCGGTATTTCAATGATCCCGCATTCCAATAACCAATGTAAAATCACTAAAACCATCATTATGGAAAAGATTAAAACAAAACCCGGTTTGACAGATGTAGTATTCTATTTTTTCAAAATGGGTCTTGGTATTCAACACGCGGAGGCATTTTTCTATTACCAGGAACAGAAAAAATGGGATGTGAGAGGAAGAACAGTAAGGAATTGGAAATCACTTGCATTTAATTGGGTTTGCTCCTTTCGAAAAGCAAAGCCTTTAAGAAATATCTCAATCCTTTGCGATTAAGGCGCCAGGTAGGCAAGGTTGCTGAGCTGTCAAAGTTTTCTGCTGCTAACAGAACTGGAAATGAAAGGGATGATAGAACTAATACCGTTGGACATGACAAAGCTAATAAGAAAAATCGTAAATGAACAAGTCGAGTTGCTACAACAACAAGGGTTTGATGAACACACATTGAGGAGTCCCTATCGTGATGGTTGGCTGAAGGACGAGTTGATGATTCATGTTACAAAGGCATTTAAAGACATGCACTATGACAACTCACCTACAGACTTCGTAATTCATGCCGTCGGAAGAGTTGACTCAAATAAGGGTGTCGCTAATTATGATTTGCACTTTCATTTTGATTCAAAGAAAAAGAATCTTTTCGTCACAAAGGTTGAAAGCAGAATGGGAGTTGAGAAAGTTGCTGTCCTCGTCGGGGAGAATGGCTATCTACCCCATTCCAAAGACCTTTTGCAATTGCTTTCATTTCAAGCAACCTCACAGAGAACACCAACGCCCCGGCAAGTACTCCCACCACGGAAGCCGAGAATGGGTCTTTAGTCTTATGAAAACAACATGCATTTTTTAAAACTTAAACATGAGCTCAATATGGAAATTGAACTGCGAAAGATCTACATAAGCCGTCAATTCTCTGAGGAAACGGTGGCTTTCACTGCCAATCTCTGGATCGATGGTCGCAAGGTTGGGTACGCCAGCAATGATGGAAAGGGCGGCTGCACTAATTATGAGCCTGATCATCCGGACGACAGAGACACACTTCGCGCGGCAGAGGAATATTGTAAGACATTGCCTCCCTGGAAGCTGGATGACACAACATCGATACCGATGAATCTTGAGCACTTCATTGACAGGAAGATAGATGAATATGCCAATATGGAAGAACGGAAAAGATTCCAACGAAAAATGGAAAAGTCAATGGCCGCCCATATTGTTTTCGGTATACCCGGTGCCGATGAATTTAAGTCCTATCCAACCAGTGCTCCAATTGTAGCACTGCTTAGTAGCGAGTCAGGACAGCAATTATTATCCAATGAAATCCAGCAGGTAGTAACAGCGTTTATAAAACCTGGTGAACAAATACTAAACACTAATATCCCGTCAGAATTACGTGACCTTTCGATTTACAAAAAAGAAGGACAGCAGCAAGAACGGAAAATACACCCGCAGCAACGAAAGGGGAATCCACCAAAATTAACCTAGTTAGTACCTGAGAATTTTTTTAGAAGTTAGACTTAGTTGGGTTACAAACAAATTCGCAGCAATAAGCCCACGACCTGTCAAGCATTTCCATCACGAAAACCGTGAAGGCGATTTTACCCTGGTGAACATAATAATCTTATTTAATCCTTTAACATGGAAATATTATGGAAATCGAACTGAGAAACATACACATATTCGACCAAGCCTCTGAGGAATCACTGGCCTTCTTTGCAAGCCTTTACATCGATGGGCGGAACGTGGGGGCCGCGTTCAATAATGGAATGGGCGGGAACACTCTTTATCATCCTGATCATCCTGATGACATGCAATTACTTAAGGAAGTGGATGATTACTGTAGGACCTTTCCCTCCTGGCAACTGGATGATAAACTATCTGTTCCAATGAATCTTAGAGTTTTCATTGAGATGAAAGTTGCTGAGTACGCCAATAAGGAAGAACTGAAAAGATTCCAAAGGGAAATGGAGCTGTCTATGTTTGATCATATTGTATTTGGTGTGCCTGGTGCCTCTGAATTTAGGTCCTACCCGACTATTGCGCCGGTTGCAGAAATGCTCAGTCTTGAAACAGGACAACAATCGCTGTCCAATGAAATCAAGCATGTGGTAGTACAGTTTTTAAAGCCTGGGGAACAAATCCTGAATACGAACATCCCGTCGGACTTACTAGATCTTTCCAACTACAAAAAAGAGGGACAACAACAAGAACGAAAAATACACCCCGATTCTCGTAGGGGAAATCCTCCAAAATTAACCTAGTCAGTTCAGTGGTCCTACCGTCAACGCAGACATGTGTGATTAGAAAACATTGTGAGAAAAAGTATTGCGGCCATGCGTCATGGAAGTTTGTTTTCGGGAGTGGGCGGGTTTGACCTCGCCTCAAAGTGGATGGAATGGGAAAACGTGTTTCAGTGCGAGATTGATCCTTTCTGCAGAAAGGTTTTAGCATGTCACTTCCCGAAGGCGAAACTCTTTGAGGATATAAAAAAGATGAAAGGAGAACAGTACTATGGGACA contains the following coding sequences:
- the hflX gene encoding GTPase HflX — protein: MIEKKQVIQKEERAVIVGVVTQSQTERQVQEYLDELVFLAETAGAETIKRFTQKLTHPDRATFVGKGKLEEIKQFITGRNITLVIFDDELTGSQIANIEKILNVKVIDRSDLILDIFARRARTAQAKVQVELAQYQYILPRLKGMWSHLERQGGGIGSRGPGETEIETDRRIIKDKISLLRKRLLEIDKQALTQRKDRGEYIRVALVGYTNVGKSTIMNLLSKSEVFAENKLFATLDTTTRKVVFDQTPFLLSDTVGFIRKLPHHLVESFKSTLDEVRESDILLHVVDISHPQYEDQVEVVNRTLQELKSQEKPTILIFNKMDLYEEQTFDKWLEEDVKQDMLRQLKQDWDQRTHGNSVFISALEKKNVEELRSTIMDKVVELYKKKYPYKTEFFY
- a CDS encoding Rieske (2Fe-2S) protein, with protein sequence MAKQYTWHKITDEELIREHEINVLEVSNKKICFTRYQGQVYAFAHKCPHAGGMMADGVIDASGNVVCPLHRYKFSVKNGYNCSGEGYYLKTYPTEQREDGMYIGLEKTGIFGW
- a CDS encoding ArnT family glycosyltransferase, yielding MLSKRAYFSAKKLFAAITEKQLCILLLIMVVLLQFSALPVTILEPDGALYAGIAKSMVQRHDYWNLIADGHDWLDKPHFPFWMMCISFNLFGFTTWAYKLPAILFLLMGAWYTYKFAAALYDERVARWAVCILLTAEHLVISNNDVRAEPYLTGLIIASVYHFYRSRAYWFSYHLLLGAVLAACAIMTKGLFALVPIAGAIGGHLLLQKEWRQVLHPRWLLAVLFILIFILPELYALYLQFDQHPEKVVFGRTGVSGIRFFFWDSQFGRFMNTGPIKGEGDLFFFFHTLLWAFLPWSILLYAALIAFIRKGRTAQEYYCISGALLTFALFSLSKFQLPHYLNIIFPFFAILTAQYILSLHTPKGIKFYRITQYTIIILLAIGVIVIDLLYKPVMDYAWLLLAGLVIAVYMLTARLGRKSISGIFYRTCLAGILLNLYLNMILYPDMMQYQSGSEAARYANHAVPHMPVVFYGTNSYALEFYLDAGVMRYDSTALAGVISGTPLLLFTGPAQMADLEKSGYKCVVLKSFPHFYISKLDLPFVRKATRESALEKRLLITVQSGETFLAQQR
- a CDS encoding site-specific integrase, translated to MGISVAVKYNWRKEINKSDCYQIDIRVTINSIPQYYKVEVPQKVPSRDWSGIAPTWVKNSNPFSFAINDSILKRLQQIADLQTRLYVQGKKLTFFHLNKELNFKGNRKSFNDYFKNYVTKPPEEVVLEPGTWEKYRSFIGHLDNFNPNLRFDEIDVEMAARIRNFLTRQPGSKPGTKLAPSSIKSLFDKFMVVLQHAATIDKLIDRDVVESIIKKVTIVVPDRQDGLHWDVVEIQNLKKIPASALLPSQIRDRKLFLLQIYGSWYYRDLFYMSRWDVHKDHEFGMYVAGARSKNDQPRLVPLWKFPGAEAIMKEFEDPDPKSTFWFRRDIFVESQAYNRNLKVLADMAGVYRDVTNKTARHTGMTLMARLGVAYPALKKIAGQKIRDIGRAYIKMGIREIIDATELAQFDRLGI
- a CDS encoding LytR/AlgR family response regulator transcription factor; its protein translation is MQSFFFIHLKGKFVRINVKDIKYALAVAHHVKICADQGTFIPHLSLKQLETFLPAESFSRVNRGTLVALNRIMSFDKDEVVLKDIRFSFSDKYRKELESKITVMLHQERFSVKDAHSGAKKCTCSLQE
- a CDS encoding helix-turn-helix transcriptional regulator, whose amino-acid sequence is MKKNKVYNRIKANLALHQVKNKKLAEQLRISPQTVSKWCTNQSQPSIPQLYAIAIFLNVPVTDLLELPC
- a CDS encoding ST-I family heat-stable enterotoxin is translated as MEMLDRSWAYCCEFVCNPTKSNF